The Streptomyces sp. NBC_01142 genomic interval CCGAGGGTGTACTCGATAACGCGGACCCTGACCGGGTCCGCGCGGCGGTTCTTGTCCCTGGCGGCGACGATCTCCGAGAGGTAGGAGCCGTCCACCAGCAAGGCCCGGATGGGCAGGACAGCATCATTCTTGACCCGCCACAGCAGGTCGGCGCCGGTCGCTGCGGCGGCCCGCCACAGGTCGAAGCCGTGAAAGCCCCGGTCCGCCAGCAGCATCATCCCCGGCGTCAGCGAGCTGAACAGGCGCTGGGCCAGCACCGTTTCATGGACGGCCAGCGGCCCGGTCTCAGCCGCGAAGACCGCGTGGGTGCCGCACTCGACCAGCGCGGCCACCCTCGCCTGTGGGTAGGCGCTCTTCTCCTGCCCGCGGCTGACGCCGGGGCGCCCGAAGAAGGCGGCGTTGGCCTCGGTGTCGGGCAGGTCGAAGGTGGTGCCGTCCACCGCGACCAGCCGCCACCGGCGGTACCAGGACCCGCTCGTGTTCTCGGTCGCTACCGGACGGCACACCCTGGTGAACAGGCCCCTGAGCGGCTCCGGGCCCAGCCGCAGACGGGCCCGGCCGATTGCCGCGGTGGTCGGCACCCGCCACGGCCCTTTCCACCGCCCCATCCGCTCCAGCCCATGGGTGAGGAGCCGCCCGACCTCTTCATATCCCTGACCGGAGAACAGACACATCGCCAGCACGAAATAGACCACCACCCGAGCCGGCAGCAGCCTGTGCCGCTGCTCGGCCCGACCGCACTCCGCGATCACCTCGTCCACCAACTCCGGCGGAAACGCGCGGGTCAGCACCCCGACCGCAATCCGATCCGACAACCGCTCGCCTGCTGACGACTTCACCTGTCCGGGCCTTGGCACACCTCACCCAACGATCCGAAAACACCAAAGTCACCGGTATTGCACCTAGATAGGCATCGTTCGCCGACGCGAGACCGGTGCCGGCACGACGAAGCTGAGCGTCATGACGA includes:
- a CDS encoding IS4 family transposase produces the protein MPRPGQVKSSAGERLSDRIAVGVLTRAFPPELVDEVIAECGRAEQRHRLLPARVVVYFVLAMCLFSGQGYEEVGRLLTHGLERMGRWKGPWRVPTTAAIGRARLRLGPEPLRGLFTRVCRPVATENTSGSWYRRWRLVAVDGTTFDLPDTEANAAFFGRPGVSRGQEKSAYPQARVAALVECGTHAVFAAETGPLAVHETVLAQRLFSSLTPGMMLLADRGFHGFDLWRAAAATGADLLWRVKNDAVLPIRALLVDGSYLSEIVAARDKNRRADPVRVRVIEYTLGRDGSGTVYRLITTVLDPRAASATSLAALYAQRWEIESTLDEIKTHQGGPRLVLRSQHPRGVEQEIFAFLLVHHALRDLMHQAARQSDQDPDRMSFTRTLRIIRRHVTDQAAFSPLPAGPRTHSGPA